One part of the Paenibacillus silvisoli genome encodes these proteins:
- a CDS encoding histidine kinase, whose product MAGYRRRTPEELLLSISKLHRGRLKIYVGAVSGSGKTYHMLREGQGLKQQGIEVVVCAVSTMRRPETVEQLADLERIPSIHWYKGDVEKKDLNLDAIIERNPEVVLVDGLAHENRPDAQFPTRLEDIQFLLSHGISVITTVNVYELEGVTELAQKLTGIEAECTVSADLLELADEVRLIDASPETILSRLNDGRLCNVKDPELLKRGNLGKLRELALRLMAEGVNESLEKYREEQGFFGPSGAAERILVAAQYHWNASIYIRRGQQIAKRLGGDLQVVVFADSSQEPTKEREDFKRSILKLTEKVDAGFREISVSNRRQVPRALVQYAMLINATRIIMGHSKQTRSEEFWQGSIAGSVLKQSRNIDVFFMADRAANEGERVLPTMRKSSKQTAEPYRRLSTQEVEKKIESFRRGKFKVYIGAAPGAGKSYMMLREGNDLLRKEIDVVVGLMETHNRADTLGQAGKLEVVPRLTIDHEGKQYSEMDVAAILKRNPEVVLIDELAHTNAPGSRHKRRYEDVQEILAAGISVIATMNVHHLESLKDAVEQITGTAVEETVPDTILRLADEVELIDVSPDTLRQRIKEGQICKPEEVEEALCGFFKTGNLIALRELALREIADDVDERLEAWERNGSLRGPWRRHESIFVAITPGKRAERLIRRGFRIAHRLKADWHVHYVQTSAGTDDAKRLEELEELTVRLGGTFEVEQAASQNAIPDALLAKANSLKSTQMILGQSSRSFWSKLQQKPVVDTILREGRHMDVLVVADFNPNIALGDE is encoded by the coding sequence ATGGCTGGTTACCGCCGCAGAACCCCGGAGGAATTGCTCTTATCCATATCCAAACTTCATCGCGGGCGCCTGAAAATTTATGTGGGCGCGGTCAGCGGCTCGGGCAAAACGTATCACATGCTGCGCGAGGGCCAAGGGCTTAAGCAGCAGGGGATCGAGGTCGTCGTCTGCGCGGTGTCGACGATGCGCCGGCCGGAGACGGTCGAGCAGCTCGCCGATTTGGAGCGGATTCCAAGCATTCACTGGTACAAGGGCGACGTGGAAAAAAAGGACCTTAATCTGGACGCCATCATTGAGCGGAACCCGGAGGTCGTCCTCGTCGACGGGCTGGCGCACGAGAACCGCCCGGATGCGCAGTTTCCGACGCGTCTCGAGGACATCCAGTTTCTGCTAAGCCATGGCATCAGCGTCATAACAACGGTCAACGTCTACGAGCTGGAAGGCGTGACGGAGCTTGCGCAGAAGCTGACCGGCATCGAGGCGGAATGCACCGTCTCCGCCGATTTGCTCGAGCTCGCCGACGAAGTGCGGCTGATCGACGCATCGCCGGAGACGATCCTGAGCCGCCTGAACGACGGGCGTCTCTGCAACGTGAAGGATCCGGAGCTGCTGAAGCGCGGCAACCTCGGCAAGCTCCGGGAGCTTGCGCTTCGGCTCATGGCCGAAGGCGTCAACGAGTCGCTGGAGAAATACCGCGAGGAGCAGGGCTTCTTCGGTCCATCCGGCGCGGCGGAGCGCATTCTTGTAGCGGCGCAGTATCACTGGAACGCTTCGATTTATATCCGCCGCGGCCAGCAAATCGCCAAGCGGCTGGGCGGCGACCTGCAGGTTGTCGTTTTCGCGGACAGCAGTCAGGAGCCTACGAAGGAGCGGGAGGATTTCAAACGTTCGATCCTCAAGCTCACCGAGAAGGTCGATGCGGGCTTCCGCGAAATTTCGGTCAGCAATAGAAGACAGGTACCGCGCGCGCTCGTTCAATATGCGATGCTCATCAATGCGACCCGCATCATCATGGGCCATTCGAAGCAGACGCGTTCGGAGGAGTTCTGGCAAGGGTCCATCGCGGGCAGCGTATTGAAGCAAAGCCGCAATATCGACGTCTTCTTCATGGCGGACCGCGCGGCGAATGAAGGCGAGCGGGTGCTGCCGACGATGCGCAAGTCGTCGAAGCAGACGGCTGAGCCGTACCGCCGGCTAAGCACGCAGGAAGTAGAGAAGAAGATCGAAAGCTTCCGCCGAGGTAAATTCAAAGTTTATATCGGCGCGGCGCCCGGGGCAGGAAAGTCGTATATGATGCTGCGCGAGGGCAACGATTTGCTGCGCAAAGAGATCGATGTCGTCGTCGGTCTAATGGAAACGCACAACCGCGCGGATACGCTGGGTCAGGCCGGCAAGCTGGAAGTCGTGCCGCGGCTGACGATCGATCATGAAGGTAAGCAATATAGCGAGATGGATGTCGCTGCTATTCTGAAGCGAAATCCGGAGGTCGTGCTCATCGATGAGCTGGCCCACACGAATGCGCCGGGCAGCCGCCACAAGCGGCGCTACGAGGATGTGCAGGAAATTCTTGCGGCTGGCATTTCCGTCATCGCGACGATGAACGTGCATCATCTGGAAAGCTTGAAGGATGCCGTGGAGCAAATTACGGGTACGGCGGTGGAAGAGACCGTTCCCGATACGATTCTTCGATTGGCCGACGAGGTCGAGCTGATCGACGTGTCGCCGGATACGCTGCGCCAGCGAATAAAGGAAGGCCAGATCTGTAAACCGGAGGAAGTGGAGGAAGCGCTTTGCGGCTTCTTCAAGACGGGCAACCTGATCGCGCTGCGCGAGCTTGCGCTTCGGGAGATCGCCGACGATGTCGACGAGCGGCTGGAGGCTTGGGAGCGCAACGGCTCGCTTCGCGGCCCATGGCGGCGACATGAATCGATATTCGTAGCGATTACGCCGGGCAAGCGGGCAGAACGGCTCATCCGCCGCGGCTTCCGGATCGCGCACCGGCTGAAAGCGGATTGGCATGTCCATTACGTACAGACGTCAGCGGGCACGGATGACGCGAAACGGCTGGAGGAGCTCGAGGAGCTGACGGTGCGTCTTGGGGGGACGTTCGAGGTGGAGCAAGCGGCCTCGCAAAACGCCATTCCGGATGCGCTCCTGGCGAAGGCGAATTCGCTCAAGAGCACGCAGATGATTCTCGGCCAGTCCAGCCGGAGCTTCTGGAGCAAGCTGCAGCAGAAGCCGGTGGTCGATACGATTTTGCGGGAAGGCCGGCATATGGATGTGCTGGTCGTAGCGGATTTTAATCCAAACATCGCGCTCGGAGACGAATAG
- a CDS encoding N-acetylglucosamine kinase, protein MAYYLGIDGGGSKTHALLTDEHGRVLGKGQSGNGNHQINAEEAARHLAEAVAGALAPAGIQYADVQHAYFGLAGADREVDYRILHPIVRAIGLPRYSITCDTMIGLRAGTDRSYGISIICGTGANCAGRNKAGEHLQVGGFNYMYGDFGGGAALNIEAFRTVIRAWDGREKPTALTELMLRFLGYNDVETMFNDFLDHDKQVPVDAAKLLFEAAAAGDEPAIAILRHQGAELGKAAAAVATRLGMADETFDVVLAGSLLTRGDRGWIRGAIEQLVHEVAPSANIVTLTVDPVFGAVWSAMEEDGLTISQDVYDRMRALGDFAQIQL, encoded by the coding sequence ATGGCATATTATTTGGGCATCGACGGCGGCGGTTCCAAGACGCACGCCCTATTGACCGACGAGCACGGCCGCGTCCTAGGCAAAGGCCAAAGCGGTAACGGCAACCATCAAATTAACGCCGAGGAAGCGGCGCGCCATCTGGCGGAGGCCGTAGCCGGCGCGCTGGCGCCGGCCGGCATCCAGTACGCGGATGTGCAACATGCTTACTTCGGCCTGGCCGGAGCCGACCGCGAGGTCGATTACCGCATCCTGCATCCGATCGTACGCGCGATCGGGCTTCCCCGCTACTCGATTACATGCGATACGATGATCGGGCTTCGCGCCGGGACGGATCGCTCTTACGGCATCTCGATCATTTGCGGCACAGGCGCAAACTGCGCAGGCCGCAACAAGGCCGGCGAGCATCTGCAGGTCGGCGGCTTCAACTATATGTACGGCGATTTCGGCGGCGGCGCCGCGCTCAACATCGAAGCGTTCCGCACCGTCATCCGCGCCTGGGATGGCCGCGAGAAGCCTACCGCGCTAACGGAGCTTATGCTGCGTTTCCTTGGCTACAACGATGTCGAGACGATGTTCAACGACTTCCTCGACCACGATAAGCAGGTTCCGGTCGATGCTGCGAAACTGCTATTCGAGGCAGCGGCTGCGGGCGATGAACCGGCGATCGCGATCCTCCGCCACCAAGGGGCGGAGCTCGGCAAAGCAGCAGCAGCCGTTGCAACGCGCCTCGGCATGGCGGACGAAACGTTCGACGTCGTGCTTGCCGGCAGCCTGCTCACGCGCGGCGACCGCGGCTGGATTCGCGGCGCCATTGAACAGCTCGTTCATGAGGTGGCGCCATCTGCCAACATCGTCACTTTGACCGTTGATCCGGTCTTCGGCGCCGTTTGGTCCGCCATGGAAGAAGACGGCCTGACCATTAGCCAGGACGTGTACGACCGGATGCGGGCATTAGGCGATTTTGCACAAATTCAACTATAA
- a CDS encoding amino acid ABC transporter permease, which produces MDFRFDIIWDYAPLLLKGTLYTIGISLSSILLGSILGLGVSFGKMSSRWFLRWPMQSYVNFFRGTPLLVQIYIVHFGLIPLLYGKTNAIIAAITALSLNAAAYTAEIYRAGIQSIDKGQMEAAKSLGMTHGQAMRFIILPQAIRRMIPAFGNEFIVLVKDSSLVALITAPEIMYWSNAMKAQYIRVWEPYLAAAFIYFILTYTLNKILGAVERKV; this is translated from the coding sequence ATGGATTTTAGATTTGATATTATTTGGGATTATGCGCCTCTTCTTCTCAAGGGGACGCTCTATACGATCGGAATCTCGCTCTCGAGTATTCTGCTCGGCTCGATTCTTGGCCTTGGCGTAAGCTTCGGCAAAATGTCGTCGCGCTGGTTCCTCCGCTGGCCGATGCAATCGTACGTAAACTTTTTCCGTGGAACTCCGCTGCTGGTGCAGATCTATATCGTGCACTTCGGACTCATTCCGCTTCTTTACGGTAAAACAAACGCGATCATCGCGGCTATTACCGCGCTATCCTTGAATGCTGCAGCCTACACGGCTGAAATTTATAGAGCCGGCATCCAGTCGATCGACAAAGGGCAGATGGAAGCGGCCAAATCGCTCGGCATGACGCATGGCCAAGCGATGCGCTTCATTATTTTGCCGCAGGCGATCAGACGGATGATTCCGGCGTTCGGCAACGAATTTATCGTCCTCGTGAAGGACTCCTCGCTGGTGGCGCTCATTACCGCGCCTGAAATTATGTACTGGAGCAACGCGATGAAGGCGCAGTATATTCGCGTATGGGAGCCGTATCTGGCGGCTGCGTTCATTTATTTCATTCTAACGTACACCTTGAATAAGATTCTAGGTGCAGTGGAAAGGAAAGTATAA
- a CDS encoding zinc ribbon domain-containing protein has product MSATYKNCQSCGMPIAKGDKNGTEASGAKSLKYCIHCYVDGKFTMPDMTAEGMKGVVKEKLVSMGFPKFTTGFFTRGITKLERWKS; this is encoded by the coding sequence ATGAGCGCGACGTACAAAAACTGCCAAAGCTGCGGCATGCCGATCGCGAAAGGCGATAAGAACGGCACGGAAGCAAGCGGAGCCAAAAGCTTGAAGTACTGCATCCACTGCTACGTGGACGGCAAGTTCACGATGCCGGATATGACCGCGGAGGGGATGAAGGGAGTCGTGAAGGAGAAGCTCGTCAGCATGGGCTTTCCGAAATTTACGACGGGTTTCTTTACCCGTGGCATCACCAAGCTGGAGCGCTGGAAGAGCTGA
- a CDS encoding DUF445 domain-containing protein translates to MATTTGKNKHIANISLGVMAAGFAATLPFREGGLGLLHAGFEAGVIGGLADWFAVTALFRHPLGIPIPHTALLPKNRKKMSDGIVRVLEERLLAKESMLDKLRELQLAEQLLPALRQGLHAAVHSERLPQLIEGALRGIPAEKLVPMITGEIRSAVERIDLEAALRGFLRNAAENGQDERLLDLLLERAEEWVNTEGMRKEFGSAVMKLVQGMNLGGLMQFAVNAFIGYLDEDRVGTMLQSFVIMKIRELKIQSNDQRAAILKHLHDGLDTLISRLSETGQLQLMRDELIGSFDLDGELARLLEVWREKGIAFAHSETFAAQAWPLVERLLDRLEQNQGLIQSAELWLKEQAAGLIERNHVRIGSFVKENLDRLDNDQLVELIEDKVGQDLQWIRVNGALCGFLIGLLLQGIQMIVG, encoded by the coding sequence ATGGCCACTACTACGGGAAAAAATAAACATATCGCCAATATATCGCTTGGCGTCATGGCCGCGGGCTTCGCGGCGACGCTGCCGTTCCGCGAAGGCGGCCTCGGCTTGCTGCATGCGGGCTTCGAGGCGGGCGTCATCGGCGGGCTCGCGGACTGGTTTGCCGTCACGGCGCTGTTCCGCCATCCGCTCGGCATTCCGATTCCGCATACGGCGCTGTTGCCGAAGAACCGCAAGAAGATGTCGGACGGGATCGTCCGCGTCCTAGAGGAGCGGCTGCTCGCCAAGGAGAGCATGCTCGACAAGCTGCGCGAGCTCCAGCTTGCGGAGCAGCTGCTGCCGGCGCTCCGGCAAGGGCTGCACGCGGCGGTGCACAGCGAGCGCTTGCCGCAGCTGATCGAAGGCGCGCTGCGCGGCATACCGGCGGAGAAGCTGGTACCAATGATCACGGGCGAAATCCGTTCCGCCGTGGAGCGGATCGATCTGGAGGCGGCGCTTCGCGGCTTCCTGCGGAATGCGGCCGAGAACGGCCAGGATGAGCGGCTGCTAGACCTGCTGCTGGAGCGCGCGGAAGAATGGGTCAACACGGAAGGCATGCGTAAAGAGTTCGGCAGCGCGGTCATGAAGCTTGTGCAAGGAATGAATTTGGGCGGCCTGATGCAATTTGCGGTCAATGCGTTTATAGGATATTTAGATGAAGATCGCGTTGGTACGATGCTGCAATCCTTCGTTATTATGAAGATTCGGGAGCTTAAGATTCAAAGCAACGACCAGCGCGCCGCTATTCTGAAGCATTTGCACGATGGGCTGGATACGCTGATCTCGCGTCTATCCGAGACGGGACAGCTGCAGCTGATGCGCGACGAGCTGATCGGTTCCTTCGACCTGGATGGGGAGCTGGCACGGCTGCTTGAGGTTTGGCGGGAGAAGGGCATCGCGTTCGCCCATTCGGAAACGTTCGCTGCTCAGGCATGGCCATTGGTCGAGCGGCTTCTGGATCGATTGGAGCAGAACCAGGGACTTATCCAAAGCGCAGAGCTCTGGCTGAAGGAGCAGGCGGCGGGACTCATCGAACGCAACCATGTCAGAATCGGTTCGTTCGTGAAGGAGAACCTTGACCGGCTGGACAACGATCAGCTTGTGGAGTTAATTGAAGATAAAGTCGGCCAGGATTTGCAATGGATTCGGGTCAACGGCGCGCTGTGCGGCTTCCTGATCGGCCTGCTGCTGCAAGGGATTCAAATGATTGTTGGCTAG
- a CDS encoding 6-phospho-beta-glucosidase: protein MANGLKVVVIGGGSSYTPELVEGFIRFHAELPVRELWLVDIEAGLHKLNIVGSLAKRMVERSGLPIEVHLTTDRRLAIKDADFVSTQMRVGMLEARGRDESIPLKYGVIGQETTGPGGMMKALRTIPVLLDICRDIEELAPNAWLLNFTNPAGIVTEAIHKHSNVRSVGLCNAPIGLIKWLSSTYETTPDRIYAEFVGLNHLHWVTRVDVNGEDKLRELLNDTDGFSGKNVPQTGWNPDFLRSLGALPSYYLKYFYMPDHMLAEQLESFKRDGNRAAVVKRVEDELFRLYADPELSEKPKQLEQRGGAYYSEAAVNLMKSLHNGKNDIQTLNVANNGTIDFLPPDASIEVNCVVTKNGPLPLPLTNVPAHVKGLIHAVKTYEQLTIEAAVTGSRDVALQAMVHHPLVPGVDVAIQLLDEMLEANKDYLPQFFPQQ, encoded by the coding sequence ATGGCTAACGGATTGAAGGTCGTCGTCATTGGCGGCGGCTCCTCGTATACCCCGGAGCTGGTGGAAGGATTTATCCGATTTCATGCAGAGCTGCCGGTGCGCGAGCTGTGGCTCGTCGATATCGAGGCGGGGCTGCATAAGCTGAACATCGTCGGCAGCTTGGCCAAAAGAATGGTCGAACGCTCCGGACTCCCGATCGAAGTGCATCTGACGACCGACCGCCGCCTGGCGATCAAGGACGCGGACTTCGTCAGCACGCAAATGCGCGTCGGCATGCTCGAAGCGCGCGGCCGTGACGAATCGATCCCGCTCAAATACGGCGTCATCGGCCAGGAAACGACCGGTCCCGGCGGCATGATGAAGGCGCTGCGAACGATTCCGGTGCTGCTGGACATTTGCCGCGACATCGAGGAGCTCGCGCCGAATGCCTGGCTGCTCAACTTCACGAACCCGGCGGGCATCGTGACCGAAGCGATTCATAAACATTCGAACGTGCGCAGCGTCGGACTGTGCAACGCGCCGATCGGCTTGATCAAGTGGCTCTCCTCGACCTACGAGACGACGCCGGATCGCATCTACGCCGAGTTCGTCGGCCTCAATCATCTGCACTGGGTGACGCGCGTCGACGTGAACGGCGAGGATAAGCTGCGGGAGCTGCTGAACGACACGGACGGCTTCAGCGGCAAGAACGTGCCGCAAACGGGCTGGAATCCGGACTTCCTCCGCTCGCTTGGCGCCCTGCCCTCGTATTATTTGAAATATTTTTATATGCCGGATCACATGCTGGCCGAGCAGCTGGAGTCCTTCAAGCGCGACGGCAACCGCGCCGCGGTCGTGAAGCGCGTGGAAGACGAGCTGTTCCGGCTGTACGCCGACCCGGAGCTGAGCGAGAAGCCGAAGCAGCTGGAGCAGCGCGGCGGCGCGTACTATTCCGAAGCCGCGGTGAACCTGATGAAGTCGCTCCACAACGGCAAAAACGATATCCAAACGCTTAATGTCGCTAACAATGGCACGATCGACTTCCTTCCTCCCGATGCCTCCATCGAAGTGAACTGCGTCGTGACGAAGAACGGCCCGCTGCCGCTGCCGCTGACGAACGTGCCCGCGCATGTCAAAGGACTCATTCACGCCGTTAAAACTTACGAGCAGCTGACGATCGAAGCCGCCGTCACCGGCAGCCGCGACGTCGCGCTGCAAGCGATGGTGCACCACCCGCTCGTTCCTGGCGTGGATGTGGCGATCCAGCTGCTGGACGAGATGCTGGAAGCGAACAAAGACTATTTGCCTCAGTTTTTCCCGCAGCAATAA
- a CDS encoding transporter substrate-binding domain-containing protein: protein MKKWYFIAVLTLVAAVVLSGCGAKSSNNNAGGEAGNGGEDVTYMFATDAAYAPMEYMDKDVISGFDIEFLDLVMEEAGLKHEVKHTGWDGMLEGVKQANEFQAGISSISITDDRKQTYDYSMPYFESINVIMVKEGSDIKSALDLKGKKVAVQSGTTADILMTGIMGEGNTDLKKMDSNAVALLELDQGGADAVVADIAIVRDYIKNNPDKKYVEVSDTTNFTPEYYGILYPKGSDLKAKLDPAIKTVIENGKYAELYKKWFGEEPNTANLLNAK from the coding sequence ATGAAAAAGTGGTATTTTATTGCAGTTCTTACACTTGTCGCTGCAGTTGTTCTCTCCGGCTGCGGAGCGAAATCTTCAAACAATAATGCAGGCGGCGAGGCTGGCAACGGTGGCGAAGATGTGACTTACATGTTCGCCACTGACGCGGCTTACGCGCCTATGGAATACATGGACAAAGACGTTATCTCGGGATTCGACATCGAATTTCTTGATCTTGTCATGGAAGAAGCGGGTCTGAAACACGAAGTGAAGCACACGGGTTGGGACGGCATGCTGGAAGGCGTGAAGCAAGCGAATGAATTCCAAGCCGGCATCTCCAGCATCTCCATCACGGACGACCGTAAACAAACGTACGACTACTCGATGCCTTATTTCGAATCCATCAACGTGATTATGGTGAAGGAAGGCAGCGACATTAAGAGCGCGCTTGATCTGAAAGGCAAGAAGGTTGCGGTGCAAAGCGGCACGACGGCCGATATTCTCATGACGGGCATTATGGGTGAAGGCAATACCGATCTGAAGAAGATGGACAGCAACGCCGTTGCTCTGCTTGAGCTGGATCAAGGCGGCGCGGATGCGGTTGTAGCGGATATCGCGATCGTTCGCGATTACATCAAGAACAACCCGGACAAGAAATACGTTGAAGTGTCGGATACGACAAACTTCACTCCGGAATACTACGGCATCCTGTACCCGAAAGGCAGCGACCTGAAGGCGAAGCTGGATCCGGCAATCAAAACGGTTATCGAGAATGGCAAATATGCGGAACTGTACAAAAAATGGTTCGGTGAAGAGCCGAATACGGCGAATCTGCTGAACGCGAAGTAA
- a CDS encoding LacI family DNA-binding transcriptional regulator, with protein MKVSIFDVAKKSGLSVVTVSRVLNGAGTVREKNRQRVLAAMKELDYRPNAAARSLARGKTGIIGLIMTTMQDTFFDEIVNQMNGVLAEQGYFLAVSVTKHADVEDGHYLIQEDRVDGIILLSPIEEDHYIIEMKRRNIPYVLIDNQKPENDAYSITVDNYKGGYAAAKHLIELGHTSIAHLSGSELFRSTKERRNGFLDALREAGLEPFELVSGNYEAELGYRTARRWIEANRLPGAVFAGDDYIAIGAINAFMEAGIRVPDEVAVIGYDDQQIASLLRPLLTTIRQPADRIGQAAAEMLLKRIDGTLKRASSLRVDPELVIRQSTGRAGHGR; from the coding sequence ATGAAAGTAAGCATTTTCGACGTCGCCAAGAAATCGGGACTTTCCGTCGTCACCGTATCGCGCGTCCTGAACGGCGCGGGAACGGTGCGGGAGAAAAACCGTCAAAGGGTGCTGGCAGCGATGAAGGAGCTCGATTACCGCCCGAATGCGGCGGCTCGCAGTCTCGCCCGTGGCAAGACCGGCATCATCGGCCTCATCATGACGACGATGCAGGATACGTTTTTCGATGAAATCGTGAACCAGATGAACGGCGTTTTGGCCGAGCAGGGCTACTTTCTTGCCGTGTCGGTGACTAAACACGCGGACGTTGAGGACGGCCATTATCTGATTCAAGAAGACCGCGTAGACGGCATTATCCTGCTCTCTCCGATCGAGGAAGACCACTATATTATTGAAATGAAACGGCGAAACATTCCGTATGTGCTGATCGACAATCAGAAGCCTGAGAACGATGCGTACTCCATTACGGTGGACAACTACAAAGGCGGCTATGCGGCGGCCAAACATCTCATCGAACTTGGGCACACCTCGATTGCGCATCTGAGCGGGAGCGAGCTGTTCCGCAGCACCAAAGAGCGCCGCAACGGGTTTCTGGACGCGCTGCGCGAGGCCGGGCTGGAGCCGTTCGAGCTGGTCTCCGGCAACTACGAAGCCGAGCTCGGCTACCGGACGGCAAGGCGCTGGATCGAGGCGAACCGGCTGCCGGGCGCCGTGTTCGCGGGCGACGATTATATCGCCATCGGCGCGATCAACGCCTTTATGGAGGCCGGTATCCGCGTGCCGGACGAAGTCGCCGTCATCGGCTACGACGACCAGCAGATCGCTTCGCTGCTGCGCCCCCTTCTGACGACAATCCGCCAGCCGGCGGACCGGATCGGGCAGGCCGCGGCCGAAATGCTGCTGAAGCGGATCGACGGCACGCTCAAGCGCGCCTCCAGTCTGCGGGTCGATCCGGAGCTCGTGATCCGGCAGTCGACGGGTCGGGCAGGGCACGGCCGTTAG
- a CDS encoding FecCD family ABC transporter permease yields the protein MMNAAFVKKQRVTLAALFLLIIATFAVGMRLGDASIPFSRMLPTLFGQGSFKENFVLFDIRLPRLIITLLSGMALALSGSILQGITRNDLADPGVIGINSGAGLAISVFFLYVPIEEPGSFTYLIPLVGFAGALLTTLLIYLFAYSRGEGLQPVKLVLVGVGFAMALSGAMIVVISSADRMKVDFIAKWLAGNIWGTDWPFIWALLPWLVLLIPYTLYKANALNLLSLNESSAIGSGVAVNRERIVLLIVSVALAAAAVSVTGGIAFVGLMAPHIARALVGTRVQLFMPVSILMGGWLLLLADTVGRNLVDPDGIPAGIMIALIGGPYFLYLLLKK from the coding sequence ATGATGAATGCTGCATTCGTAAAAAAACAGCGGGTCACCCTCGCGGCGCTGTTCCTGCTGATTATCGCCACCTTCGCCGTCGGGATGCGACTGGGTGACGCTTCAATCCCGTTCAGCCGGATGCTGCCGACGCTCTTCGGCCAAGGCTCGTTCAAGGAGAATTTCGTTCTGTTCGATATCCGGCTGCCGAGACTGATCATCACGCTGCTCTCCGGCATGGCGCTTGCGCTGTCCGGTTCGATTTTGCAGGGGATTACGCGCAACGATTTAGCCGATCCCGGCGTTATCGGCATCAATTCCGGAGCTGGCCTCGCGATTTCGGTCTTCTTCTTGTACGTGCCGATCGAGGAGCCGGGATCGTTCACGTACCTCATCCCGTTGGTCGGGTTTGCGGGAGCGCTGCTGACGACGCTGCTCATTTATCTGTTTGCGTACAGCCGCGGCGAAGGACTGCAGCCGGTCAAGCTGGTGCTTGTCGGCGTCGGCTTCGCGATGGCGCTCTCGGGCGCGATGATCGTCGTTATCTCGTCGGCGGATCGGATGAAGGTCGATTTTATCGCAAAATGGCTCGCGGGCAACATCTGGGGAACCGACTGGCCGTTCATTTGGGCGCTGCTCCCGTGGCTGGTTCTGCTCATTCCCTACACGCTGTATAAAGCTAATGCCCTTAACCTTCTGTCGCTGAACGAATCGTCGGCAATCGGCTCGGGCGTAGCCGTTAACCGGGAACGGATCGTGCTGCTGATCGTATCCGTCGCACTGGCCGCCGCCGCGGTATCCGTCACCGGGGGCATCGCGTTCGTCGGTTTGATGGCGCCGCATATCGCCAGGGCGCTGGTCGGAACGCGCGTTCAGCTGTTCATGCCGGTTTCGATTCTGATGGGGGGCTGGCTGCTGCTGCTTGCCGACACAGTCGGCCGTAACCTGGTCGATCCGGACGGCATTCCGGCAGGGATTATGATCGCGCTCATCGGCGGACCGTACTTCCTGTACCTGCTGCTGAAAAAATAA
- a CDS encoding FecCD family ABC transporter permease: MSDLRVRDTRRTAAFMLKLGAGLVALAGMFTAAMLLGAADVTFHDLWLVIFTSHSGDTVTMIREIRYPREVAGMLVGAALAVAGSIMQGLTRNPLADPGLLGLTAGSSAALALTVAFYPSAGYFAIMVACFIGAACGTLFVLGISAIKKGGLSPLRMVLAGSAVSAFLYAVSDGTGLLFKLSKDVTMWTAGGLVGTTWGQVGAIAPFILVGIAIAIALSKQLTILSLNEEVAVGLGLRTAYIKITLYAVITLLAGAAVALVGNMAFIGLMIPHIVRAMFGTDYRAVIPMAAVWGAIFMLLADTVGRTIHAPYETPVVAIIAMLGLPFFLFIVRKGVKLQS, encoded by the coding sequence ATGAGCGACTTACGCGTACGAGACACACGCCGCACCGCCGCCTTCATGCTCAAGCTCGGCGCAGGCTTGGTTGCGCTAGCCGGCATGTTCACGGCCGCGATGCTTCTCGGAGCGGCCGACGTCACGTTTCATGATTTGTGGCTGGTGATCTTCACCAGCCACTCCGGCGATACCGTCACGATGATCCGCGAAATCCGTTACCCGCGCGAGGTGGCGGGCATGCTCGTCGGCGCGGCGCTGGCCGTAGCCGGCTCCATCATGCAGGGACTGACGCGCAACCCGCTGGCCGACCCCGGCTTGCTCGGGCTGACGGCAGGCTCCAGCGCGGCGCTTGCGCTGACGGTAGCTTTTTACCCGTCCGCGGGTTATTTTGCCATTATGGTTGCCTGCTTCATTGGCGCCGCTTGCGGTACGCTCTTCGTGCTCGGCATCAGCGCGATCAAGAAGGGCGGATTGTCGCCGCTTCGCATGGTGCTGGCCGGCTCGGCCGTTTCCGCATTTCTATATGCGGTTTCGGATGGCACCGGCTTGCTGTTCAAGCTGTCCAAAGACGTCACCATGTGGACGGCCGGCGGCTTAGTCGGTACGACTTGGGGGCAGGTAGGGGCGATCGCGCCGTTTATTTTGGTCGGCATCGCCATCGCTATTGCGCTTTCAAAACAGCTGACCATCCTCAGCCTGAATGAAGAGGTGGCCGTAGGGCTGGGATTGCGGACGGCTTATATTAAAATCACGCTGTATGCCGTCATCACGCTGCTCGCCGGCGCAGCCGTCGCCCTGGTCGGCAATATGGCTTTTATCGGCCTGATGATTCCTCATATCGTACGGGCGATGTTCGGCACCGATTACCGGGCCGTCATTCCGATGGCCGCCGTCTGGGGCGCGATTTTCATGCTGCTTGCGGACACGGTCGGCCGTACGATCCACGCCCCTTACGAAACGCCGGTGGTGGCAATTATCGCGATGCTCGGACTTCCGTTCTTCCTGTTCATCGTGCGTAAAGGAGTCAAGCTGCAATCATGA